One Ranitomeya imitator isolate aRanImi1 chromosome 1, aRanImi1.pri, whole genome shotgun sequence DNA window includes the following coding sequences:
- the MEF2D gene encoding myocyte-specific enhancer factor 2D isoform X2 gives MGRKKIQIQRITDERNRQVTFTKRKFGLMKKAYELSVLCDCEIALIIFNHSNKLFQYASTDMDKVLLKYTEYNEPHESRTNADIIETLRKKGFNGCDSPEPDGDDSIDQSPLMEDKYRKASEDLDILFKRYGSAVPAPNFAMPVTVPVTNQNALQFSNPGGSLVTQSLMTASLTDPRLLSPQPQSLQRNTVSPVLPQRPASAGAMLGGDLNNSNGTCPSPVGNGYISARASPGLISISNGNTLGKVIPAKSPTPPSQNNQLGANSRKPDLRVITSQGGKGLMHHLAEDQLEMNAQRLGGVSQAAHSLTTPVVSVATPSLLSHHGLPFSAMSTAYNTDYQLTSADLSSLSTFSSPGALSLGNVSAWQQQQQQQHHQAQQMVPVSLSNLVSSGHLPHTATLTVNTNPNINIKKEPPSPNRERSTGTPLTSFPHQPRHEATGRSPVDSLSSNASSFEGNDREDIRVDYTSSLGLLRPTGDTEGESPSVKRMRLDAWVT, from the exons GTGACGTTCACAAAGCGTAAGTTTGGCTTGATGAAGAAGGCCTATGAGCTCAGTGTCCTGTGTGACTGTGAGATAGCTCTCATCATCTTCAACCACTCAAACAAACTGTTCCAGTATGCCAGCACCGACATGGACAAAGTTCTTCTGAAATACACAGAGTACAATGAACCCCACGAAAGTCGGACTAATGCAGACATTATAGAG ACATTAAGAAAGAAAGGTTTTAACGGGTGTGACAGCCCCGAACCAGACGGGGATGACTCCATTGACCAGAGCCCTCTCATGGAAGACAAATATCGCAAAGCCAGCGAGGACTTGGATATTCTATTCAAACGCTATGGC TCTGCAGTTCCCGCACCGAATTTCGCTATGCCAGTTACTGTTCCTGTGACTAACCAGAATGCACTGCAGTTCAGCAACCCAGGGGGGTCACTGGTGACACAGTCACTGATGACGGCCTCACTCACAGACCCCAGGCTCCTATCACCGCAGCCGCAATCTCTGCAGAGGAACACGGTGTCTCCAGTGCTACCTCAGAGGCCAGCCAGTGCAG GAGCGATGCTTGGGGGAGACCTTAACAATTCTAATGGAACCTGTCCAAGCCCTGTAG GAAACGGTTACATAAGCGCTCGAGCCTCTCCTGGCCTCATATCGATATCGAATGGGAACACCCTGGGGAAAGTCATCCCAGCCAAATCCCCTACACCGCCATCCCAGAACAATCAGCTCGGAGCCAACAGCCGCAAACCAGACCTGCGCGTCATCACCTCACAAGGCGGCAAGGGGTTAATGCATCATTTG GCGGAGGATCAGCTGGAAATG AACGCACAGAGGCTAGGAGGAGTCTCCCAGGCAGCTCACTCCTTAACCACACCGGTTGTCTCAGTGGCGACCCCCAGTTTACTGTCACATCATGGACTGCCTTTCTCTGCCATGTCCACAGCGTACAACACAG ATTACCAGCTGACCAGTGCAGACTTATCTTCACTCTCCACGTTCAGCTCTCCCGGAGCCTTGTCACTAGGCAATGTGTCCGCctggcagcaacagcagcagcagcaacatcaCCAAGCGCAGCAGATGGTGCCGGTGTCGCTAAGTAATCTGGT ATCCAGTGGACATCTTCCACACACTGCCACGCTGACAGTCAACACCAACCCCAACATAAACATCAAGAAGGAACCTCCATCTCCCAACCGTGAGCGGAGCACAGGCACCCCTTTGACGTCCTTCCCCCACCAGCCCCGACACGAAGCTACCGGCCGCTCCCCTGTCGACAGCCTCAGCAGCAATGCAAGCTCTTTTGAAGGCAATGACCGAGAGGATATAAGGGTCGACTACACCTCGTCACTCGGGCTGCTCAGACCCACAGGCGACACGGAGGGCGAGAGCCCATCTGTAAAACGCATGCGACTTGACGCATGGGTAACATAA
- the MEF2D gene encoding myocyte-specific enhancer factor 2D isoform X5 translates to MGRKKIQIQRITDERNRQVTFTKRKFGLMKKAYELSVLCDCEIALIIFNHSNKLFQYASTDMDKVLLKYTEYNEPHESRTNADIIETLRKKGFNGCDSPEPDGDDSIDQSPLMEDKYRKASEDLDILFKRYGSAVPAPNFAMPVTVPVTNQNALQFSNPGGSLVTQSLMTASLTDPRLLSPQPQSLQRNTVSPVLPQRPASAGAMLGGDLNNSNGTCPSPVGNGYISARASPGLISISNGNTLGKVIPAKSPTPPSQNNQLGANSRKPDLRVITSQGGKGLMHHLNAQRLGGVSQAAHSLTTPVVSVATPSLLSHHGLPFSAMSTAYNTDYQLTSADLSSLSTFSSPGALSLGNVSAWQQQQQQQHHQAQQMVPVSLSNLVSSGHLPHTATLTVNTNPNINIKKEPPSPNRERSTGTPLTSFPHQPRHEATGRSPVDSLSSNASSFEGNDREDIRVDYTSSLGLLRPTGDTEGESPSVKRMRLDAWVT, encoded by the exons GTGACGTTCACAAAGCGTAAGTTTGGCTTGATGAAGAAGGCCTATGAGCTCAGTGTCCTGTGTGACTGTGAGATAGCTCTCATCATCTTCAACCACTCAAACAAACTGTTCCAGTATGCCAGCACCGACATGGACAAAGTTCTTCTGAAATACACAGAGTACAATGAACCCCACGAAAGTCGGACTAATGCAGACATTATAGAG ACATTAAGAAAGAAAGGTTTTAACGGGTGTGACAGCCCCGAACCAGACGGGGATGACTCCATTGACCAGAGCCCTCTCATGGAAGACAAATATCGCAAAGCCAGCGAGGACTTGGATATTCTATTCAAACGCTATGGC TCTGCAGTTCCCGCACCGAATTTCGCTATGCCAGTTACTGTTCCTGTGACTAACCAGAATGCACTGCAGTTCAGCAACCCAGGGGGGTCACTGGTGACACAGTCACTGATGACGGCCTCACTCACAGACCCCAGGCTCCTATCACCGCAGCCGCAATCTCTGCAGAGGAACACGGTGTCTCCAGTGCTACCTCAGAGGCCAGCCAGTGCAG GAGCGATGCTTGGGGGAGACCTTAACAATTCTAATGGAACCTGTCCAAGCCCTGTAG GAAACGGTTACATAAGCGCTCGAGCCTCTCCTGGCCTCATATCGATATCGAATGGGAACACCCTGGGGAAAGTCATCCCAGCCAAATCCCCTACACCGCCATCCCAGAACAATCAGCTCGGAGCCAACAGCCGCAAACCAGACCTGCGCGTCATCACCTCACAAGGCGGCAAGGGGTTAATGCATCATTTG AACGCACAGAGGCTAGGAGGAGTCTCCCAGGCAGCTCACTCCTTAACCACACCGGTTGTCTCAGTGGCGACCCCCAGTTTACTGTCACATCATGGACTGCCTTTCTCTGCCATGTCCACAGCGTACAACACAG ATTACCAGCTGACCAGTGCAGACTTATCTTCACTCTCCACGTTCAGCTCTCCCGGAGCCTTGTCACTAGGCAATGTGTCCGCctggcagcaacagcagcagcagcaacatcaCCAAGCGCAGCAGATGGTGCCGGTGTCGCTAAGTAATCTGGT ATCCAGTGGACATCTTCCACACACTGCCACGCTGACAGTCAACACCAACCCCAACATAAACATCAAGAAGGAACCTCCATCTCCCAACCGTGAGCGGAGCACAGGCACCCCTTTGACGTCCTTCCCCCACCAGCCCCGACACGAAGCTACCGGCCGCTCCCCTGTCGACAGCCTCAGCAGCAATGCAAGCTCTTTTGAAGGCAATGACCGAGAGGATATAAGGGTCGACTACACCTCGTCACTCGGGCTGCTCAGACCCACAGGCGACACGGAGGGCGAGAGCCCATCTGTAAAACGCATGCGACTTGACGCATGGGTAACATAA
- the MEF2D gene encoding myocyte-specific enhancer factor 2D isoform X4 produces MGRKKIQIQRITDERNRQVTFTKRKFGLMKKAYELSVLCDCEIALIIFNHSNKLFQYASTDMDKVLLKYTEYNEPHESRTNADIIETLRKKGFNGCDSPEPDGDDSIDQSPLMEDKYRKASEDLDILFKRYGSAVPAPNFAMPVTVPVTNQNALQFSNPGGSLVTQSLMTASLTDPRLLSPQPQSLQRNTVSPVLPQRPASAGAMLGGDLNNSNGTCPSPVGNGYISARASPGLISISNGNTLGKVIPAKSPTPPSQNNQLGANSRKPDLRVITSQGGKGLMHHLQNAQRLGGVSQAAHSLTTPVVSVATPSLLSHHGLPFSAMSTAYNTDYQLTSADLSSLSTFSSPGALSLGNVSAWQQQQQQQHHQAQQMVPVSLSNLVSSGHLPHTATLTVNTNPNINIKKEPPSPNRERSTGTPLTSFPHQPRHEATGRSPVDSLSSNASSFEGNDREDIRVDYTSSLGLLRPTGDTEGESPSVKRMRLDAWVT; encoded by the exons GTGACGTTCACAAAGCGTAAGTTTGGCTTGATGAAGAAGGCCTATGAGCTCAGTGTCCTGTGTGACTGTGAGATAGCTCTCATCATCTTCAACCACTCAAACAAACTGTTCCAGTATGCCAGCACCGACATGGACAAAGTTCTTCTGAAATACACAGAGTACAATGAACCCCACGAAAGTCGGACTAATGCAGACATTATAGAG ACATTAAGAAAGAAAGGTTTTAACGGGTGTGACAGCCCCGAACCAGACGGGGATGACTCCATTGACCAGAGCCCTCTCATGGAAGACAAATATCGCAAAGCCAGCGAGGACTTGGATATTCTATTCAAACGCTATGGC TCTGCAGTTCCCGCACCGAATTTCGCTATGCCAGTTACTGTTCCTGTGACTAACCAGAATGCACTGCAGTTCAGCAACCCAGGGGGGTCACTGGTGACACAGTCACTGATGACGGCCTCACTCACAGACCCCAGGCTCCTATCACCGCAGCCGCAATCTCTGCAGAGGAACACGGTGTCTCCAGTGCTACCTCAGAGGCCAGCCAGTGCAG GAGCGATGCTTGGGGGAGACCTTAACAATTCTAATGGAACCTGTCCAAGCCCTGTAG GAAACGGTTACATAAGCGCTCGAGCCTCTCCTGGCCTCATATCGATATCGAATGGGAACACCCTGGGGAAAGTCATCCCAGCCAAATCCCCTACACCGCCATCCCAGAACAATCAGCTCGGAGCCAACAGCCGCAAACCAGACCTGCGCGTCATCACCTCACAAGGCGGCAAGGGGTTAATGCATCATTTG CAGAACGCACAGAGGCTAGGAGGAGTCTCCCAGGCAGCTCACTCCTTAACCACACCGGTTGTCTCAGTGGCGACCCCCAGTTTACTGTCACATCATGGACTGCCTTTCTCTGCCATGTCCACAGCGTACAACACAG ATTACCAGCTGACCAGTGCAGACTTATCTTCACTCTCCACGTTCAGCTCTCCCGGAGCCTTGTCACTAGGCAATGTGTCCGCctggcagcaacagcagcagcagcaacatcaCCAAGCGCAGCAGATGGTGCCGGTGTCGCTAAGTAATCTGGT ATCCAGTGGACATCTTCCACACACTGCCACGCTGACAGTCAACACCAACCCCAACATAAACATCAAGAAGGAACCTCCATCTCCCAACCGTGAGCGGAGCACAGGCACCCCTTTGACGTCCTTCCCCCACCAGCCCCGACACGAAGCTACCGGCCGCTCCCCTGTCGACAGCCTCAGCAGCAATGCAAGCTCTTTTGAAGGCAATGACCGAGAGGATATAAGGGTCGACTACACCTCGTCACTCGGGCTGCTCAGACCCACAGGCGACACGGAGGGCGAGAGCCCATCTGTAAAACGCATGCGACTTGACGCATGGGTAACATAA
- the MEF2D gene encoding myocyte-specific enhancer factor 2D isoform X1 yields the protein MGRKKIQIQRITDERNRQVTFTKRKFGLMKKAYELSVLCDCEIALIIFNHSNKLFQYASTDMDKVLLKYTEYNEPHESRTNADIIETLRKKGFNGCDSPEPDGDDSIDQSPLMEDKYRKASEDLDILFKRYGSAVPAPNFAMPVTVPVTNQNALQFSNPGGSLVTQSLMTASLTDPRLLSPQPQSLQRNTVSPVLPQRPASAGAMLGGDLNNSNGTCPSPVGNGYISARASPGLISISNGNTLGKVIPAKSPTPPSQNNQLGANSRKPDLRVITSQGGKGLMHHLAEDQLEMQNAQRLGGVSQAAHSLTTPVVSVATPSLLSHHGLPFSAMSTAYNTDYQLTSADLSSLSTFSSPGALSLGNVSAWQQQQQQQHHQAQQMVPVSLSNLVSSGHLPHTATLTVNTNPNINIKKEPPSPNRERSTGTPLTSFPHQPRHEATGRSPVDSLSSNASSFEGNDREDIRVDYTSSLGLLRPTGDTEGESPSVKRMRLDAWVT from the exons GTGACGTTCACAAAGCGTAAGTTTGGCTTGATGAAGAAGGCCTATGAGCTCAGTGTCCTGTGTGACTGTGAGATAGCTCTCATCATCTTCAACCACTCAAACAAACTGTTCCAGTATGCCAGCACCGACATGGACAAAGTTCTTCTGAAATACACAGAGTACAATGAACCCCACGAAAGTCGGACTAATGCAGACATTATAGAG ACATTAAGAAAGAAAGGTTTTAACGGGTGTGACAGCCCCGAACCAGACGGGGATGACTCCATTGACCAGAGCCCTCTCATGGAAGACAAATATCGCAAAGCCAGCGAGGACTTGGATATTCTATTCAAACGCTATGGC TCTGCAGTTCCCGCACCGAATTTCGCTATGCCAGTTACTGTTCCTGTGACTAACCAGAATGCACTGCAGTTCAGCAACCCAGGGGGGTCACTGGTGACACAGTCACTGATGACGGCCTCACTCACAGACCCCAGGCTCCTATCACCGCAGCCGCAATCTCTGCAGAGGAACACGGTGTCTCCAGTGCTACCTCAGAGGCCAGCCAGTGCAG GAGCGATGCTTGGGGGAGACCTTAACAATTCTAATGGAACCTGTCCAAGCCCTGTAG GAAACGGTTACATAAGCGCTCGAGCCTCTCCTGGCCTCATATCGATATCGAATGGGAACACCCTGGGGAAAGTCATCCCAGCCAAATCCCCTACACCGCCATCCCAGAACAATCAGCTCGGAGCCAACAGCCGCAAACCAGACCTGCGCGTCATCACCTCACAAGGCGGCAAGGGGTTAATGCATCATTTG GCGGAGGATCAGCTGGAAATG CAGAACGCACAGAGGCTAGGAGGAGTCTCCCAGGCAGCTCACTCCTTAACCACACCGGTTGTCTCAGTGGCGACCCCCAGTTTACTGTCACATCATGGACTGCCTTTCTCTGCCATGTCCACAGCGTACAACACAG ATTACCAGCTGACCAGTGCAGACTTATCTTCACTCTCCACGTTCAGCTCTCCCGGAGCCTTGTCACTAGGCAATGTGTCCGCctggcagcaacagcagcagcagcaacatcaCCAAGCGCAGCAGATGGTGCCGGTGTCGCTAAGTAATCTGGT ATCCAGTGGACATCTTCCACACACTGCCACGCTGACAGTCAACACCAACCCCAACATAAACATCAAGAAGGAACCTCCATCTCCCAACCGTGAGCGGAGCACAGGCACCCCTTTGACGTCCTTCCCCCACCAGCCCCGACACGAAGCTACCGGCCGCTCCCCTGTCGACAGCCTCAGCAGCAATGCAAGCTCTTTTGAAGGCAATGACCGAGAGGATATAAGGGTCGACTACACCTCGTCACTCGGGCTGCTCAGACCCACAGGCGACACGGAGGGCGAGAGCCCATCTGTAAAACGCATGCGACTTGACGCATGGGTAACATAA
- the MEF2D gene encoding myocyte-specific enhancer factor 2D isoform X3 yields MGRKKIQIQRITDERNRQVTFTKRKFGLMKKAYELSVLCDCEIALIIFNHSNKLFQYASTDMDKVLLKYTEYNEPHESRTNADIIEALNKKHREYESPDADEVFALTPQTEEKYKKIDEEFDKMMQSYRLASAVPAPNFAMPVTVPVTNQNALQFSNPGGSLVTQSLMTASLTDPRLLSPQPQSLQRNTVSPVLPQRPASAGAMLGGDLNNSNGTCPSPVGNGYISARASPGLISISNGNTLGKVIPAKSPTPPSQNNQLGANSRKPDLRVITSQGGKGLMHHLAEDQLEMQNAQRLGGVSQAAHSLTTPVVSVATPSLLSHHGLPFSAMSTAYNTDYQLTSADLSSLSTFSSPGALSLGNVSAWQQQQQQQHHQAQQMVPVSLSNLVSSGHLPHTATLTVNTNPNINIKKEPPSPNRERSTGTPLTSFPHQPRHEATGRSPVDSLSSNASSFEGNDREDIRVDYTSSLGLLRPTGDTEGESPSVKRMRLDAWVT; encoded by the exons GTGACGTTCACAAAGCGTAAGTTTGGCTTGATGAAGAAGGCCTATGAGCTCAGTGTCCTGTGTGACTGTGAGATAGCTCTCATCATCTTCAACCACTCAAACAAACTGTTCCAGTATGCCAGCACCGACATGGACAAAGTTCTTCTGAAATACACAGAGTACAATGAACCCCACGAAAGTCGGACTAATGCAGACATTATAGAG GCGCTGAACAAGAAGCACAGGGAGTACGAGAGCCCGGACGCAGACGAGGTGTTTGCGCTGACTCCACAGACGGAGGAGAAATATAAAAAGATTGACGAGGAGTTTGATAAAATGATGCAAAGTTATAGACTCGCA TCTGCAGTTCCCGCACCGAATTTCGCTATGCCAGTTACTGTTCCTGTGACTAACCAGAATGCACTGCAGTTCAGCAACCCAGGGGGGTCACTGGTGACACAGTCACTGATGACGGCCTCACTCACAGACCCCAGGCTCCTATCACCGCAGCCGCAATCTCTGCAGAGGAACACGGTGTCTCCAGTGCTACCTCAGAGGCCAGCCAGTGCAG GAGCGATGCTTGGGGGAGACCTTAACAATTCTAATGGAACCTGTCCAAGCCCTGTAG GAAACGGTTACATAAGCGCTCGAGCCTCTCCTGGCCTCATATCGATATCGAATGGGAACACCCTGGGGAAAGTCATCCCAGCCAAATCCCCTACACCGCCATCCCAGAACAATCAGCTCGGAGCCAACAGCCGCAAACCAGACCTGCGCGTCATCACCTCACAAGGCGGCAAGGGGTTAATGCATCATTTG GCGGAGGATCAGCTGGAAATG CAGAACGCACAGAGGCTAGGAGGAGTCTCCCAGGCAGCTCACTCCTTAACCACACCGGTTGTCTCAGTGGCGACCCCCAGTTTACTGTCACATCATGGACTGCCTTTCTCTGCCATGTCCACAGCGTACAACACAG ATTACCAGCTGACCAGTGCAGACTTATCTTCACTCTCCACGTTCAGCTCTCCCGGAGCCTTGTCACTAGGCAATGTGTCCGCctggcagcaacagcagcagcagcaacatcaCCAAGCGCAGCAGATGGTGCCGGTGTCGCTAAGTAATCTGGT ATCCAGTGGACATCTTCCACACACTGCCACGCTGACAGTCAACACCAACCCCAACATAAACATCAAGAAGGAACCTCCATCTCCCAACCGTGAGCGGAGCACAGGCACCCCTTTGACGTCCTTCCCCCACCAGCCCCGACACGAAGCTACCGGCCGCTCCCCTGTCGACAGCCTCAGCAGCAATGCAAGCTCTTTTGAAGGCAATGACCGAGAGGATATAAGGGTCGACTACACCTCGTCACTCGGGCTGCTCAGACCCACAGGCGACACGGAGGGCGAGAGCCCATCTGTAAAACGCATGCGACTTGACGCATGGGTAACATAA